A stretch of Rhinopithecus roxellana isolate Shanxi Qingling chromosome 12, ASM756505v1, whole genome shotgun sequence DNA encodes these proteins:
- the CLDND2 gene encoding claudin domain-containing protein 2 produces MGVKRSLQRGGILLSLVANVLMVLSTATNYWTRQQEGHSGLWQECNHGICSNIPCQTTLAVTAACMVLAVGVGVVGMVMGLRIRCNEGESLRGQTTSAFLFLGGLLLLTALIGYTVKNAWKNNVFFSWSYFSGWLALPFSILAGFCFLLADMIMQSTDAISGFPVCL; encoded by the exons ATGGGGGTGAAGCGGAGCCTCCAGAGAGGGGGCATTCTGCTCAGCCTCGTGGCCAACGTCCTCATGGTGCTCTCCACGGCCACCAACTACTGGACCCGCCAACAAGAGGGCCACAGTGGCCTGTGGCAGGAATGCAACCACGGCATCTGCTCCAACATCCCCTGCCAGA CCACGCTGGCCGTGACTGCGGCGTGCATGGTGCTAGCGGTGGGTGTCGGCGTGGTGGGCATGGTGATGGGACTGCGGATTCGGTGCAACGAGGGCGAGTCGCTGCGGGGCCAGACCACGAGCGCCTTCCTCTTCCTCGGCG GACTGCTGCTGCTGACCGCCTTGATAGGCTACACGGTGAAGAACGCGTGGAAGAACAACGTCTTCTTCTCTTGGTCCTATTTTTCTGGGTGGCTGGCCTTACCCTTCTCAATTCTCGCGG GCTTCTGCTTTCTGCTGGCAGATATGATCATGCAGAGCACCGACGCCATCAGTGGATTCCCCGTGTGTCTGTGA
- the NKG7 gene encoding protein NKG7, giving the protein MERCRSLALLVGFLGLMSCLIALSTDFWFEAVGPTHSAHSGLWPTGHGDIIAGYIHVTQSFSILAVLWGLVSVSFLVLSCIPSLSTPGHGPLVSTITAFAAALSMAVAMAVYTSERWDQPPHPQIQAFFSWSFYLGWVSAILLLCTGALSLGAHCSSPRPGYETL; this is encoded by the exons ATGGAGCGCTGCCGGTCCCTGGCCCTGCTTGTGGGCTTCCTGGGTCTGATGTCCTGCCTGATTGCTTTGAGCACTGATTTCTGGTTTGAGGCTGTGGGTCCCACCCACTCAGCTCACTCGGGCCTCTGGCCAACGGGGCATGGGGACATCATAGCAG GCTACATTCATGTGACGCAGAGCTTCAGCATTCTGGCTGTCCTGTGGGGCCTGGTGTCCGTGAGCTTCCTGGTCCTGTCCTGCATCCCCTCACTGTCCACCCCAGGCCACGGCCCCCTTGTCTCAACCATCACAGCCTTTGCTGCAG CCCTCTCCATGGCGGTGGCCATGGCGGTGTACACCAGTGAGCGGTGGGACCAGCCTCCACACCCCCAGATCCAGGCCTTCTTCTCCTGGTCCTTCTACCTGGGCTGGGTCTCAGCTATCCTCTTGCTCTGCACAG GTGCCCTGAGCCTGGGTGCTCACTGTAGCAGCCCCCGGCCTGGCTATGAAACCTTGTGA
- the ETFB gene encoding electron transfer flavoprotein subunit beta, with protein sequence MAELRALVAVKRVIDYAVKIRVKPDRTGVVTDGVKHSMNPFCEIAVEEAVRLKEKKLVKEVIAVSCGPAQCQETIRTALAMGADRGIHVEVPPAEAEHLGPLQVARVLAKLAEKEKVDLVLLGKQAIDDDCNQTGQMTAGFLDWPQGTFASQVTLEGDKLKVEREIDGGLETLRLKLPAVVTADLRLNEPRYATLPNIMKAKKKKIEVIKPGDLGVDLTSKLSVISVEDPPQRTAGVKVETTEDLVAKLKEIGRI encoded by the exons ATGGCGGAGCTGCGCGCGCTCGTAGCTGTCAAGAGGGTCATCGACTACGCCGTGAAG ATCCGAGTGAAACCTGACAGGACCGGTGTGGTCACAGATGGTGTGAAGCACTCCATGAACCCCTTCTGTGAGATCGCAGTGGAGGAGGCTGTGCGGCTCAAGGAGAAGAAGCTGGTGAAGGAGGTCATCGCCGTCAGCTGTGGGCCTGCACAGTGCCAG GAGACCATTCGTACTGCCCTGGCTATGGGTGCAGACCGAGGTATCCACGTGGAGGTGCCCCCAGCAGAAGCAGAACACTTAGGTCCCCTGCAGGTGGCTCGGGTCCTAGCCAAGCTGGCAGAGAAGGAGAAGGTGGACCTGGTGCTGCTGGGCAAGCAG GCCATCGATGATGACTGTAACCAGACAGGGCAGATGACAGCTGGATTTCTCGACTGGCCACAG GGCACATTCGCCTCCCAGGTGACGCTGGAGGGGGACAAGTTGAAAGTGGAGCGGGAGATCGACGGGGGCCTGGAGACCCTGCGCCTGAAGCTGCCAGCTGTGGTGACAGCTGACCTGAGGCTCAACGAGCCCCGTTATGCCACGCTGCCCAACATCATG AAAGCCAAGAAGAAGAAGATCGAGGTGATCAAGCCTGGGGACCTGGGCGTGGACCTGACCTCCAAGCTGTCCGTGATCAGCGTGGAGGACCCGCCCCAGCGCACGGCCGGCGTCAAGGTGGAAACCACTGAGGACCTAGTGGCCAAGCTGAAGGAGATCGGGCGGATTTGA